Proteins encoded within one genomic window of Rubripirellula tenax:
- a CDS encoding DUF1800 domain-containing protein codes for MLRFVVAVLGLCVGLSVVSAGTFTSETYRDLRLVRQRIQAAQFLSRTTFGPTIDEIEELATRMVQVGTRQACVEWIDAQMALPPTLHQDTLNALLAEHGAANDDSDARYLGQYRYHAFYHCALRAPDQLRQRVAWALSQIFVISDIEDGFGETLKNADGNPHWYGPTNFYEKFVSGAFGNYRPLLGEVTFHPMMGNYLSHLRNAKADPANNYYPDENYAREIMQLFSIGLYELHPDGRAKNDVGGDLIPTYGMDTIQSLASVFTGLTFKGAEYFHWGEPRDYLNPMEMWDDYHETAAKELLGGTVLPAHSGAPGSGMADINATLDNLADHPNVGPFLARRLIQRLVRSNPSRGYIRRVVTAFNEGGNGNVGDIGAMIKAILIDPEAWRSTRGRSKRLPGGGGEYTVIDRGTEYSRMQEPQLHYLAMIRGLVGDMYHNDEPTSYAIMPRMQWDLAQSPFGSPNVFNFYLPDYQPPGPLATVVPSRRLAENRITAPEFTLLTPVLNNRMGNRYKWDLYQGEAKYWMWEPVIPTRTSRLVFDYSQMLIDVDADREGLLERLDLQFCRGTMPDETRQDILDAVESISIELEYTDAMDRLTAMLYLVISSPDCWVLP; via the coding sequence ATGTTGCGCTTCGTCGTGGCCGTGTTGGGCCTGTGCGTCGGTTTGTCTGTTGTTTCGGCGGGCACGTTCACTTCCGAAACCTACCGCGATTTGCGGTTGGTAAGACAGCGGATTCAAGCGGCCCAGTTTCTGTCGCGAACCACGTTTGGTCCCACGATCGACGAGATCGAAGAGTTGGCCACGCGGATGGTTCAAGTTGGGACCCGGCAGGCGTGTGTCGAGTGGATCGATGCCCAAATGGCGCTTCCGCCCACACTGCACCAAGACACGCTCAATGCGTTACTTGCCGAGCATGGGGCCGCAAACGACGATTCCGATGCGAGGTATTTGGGCCAATACCGGTACCACGCGTTCTATCACTGTGCGCTGCGTGCACCGGATCAGCTTCGCCAGCGCGTCGCGTGGGCGTTGAGCCAGATCTTTGTCATCAGCGATATTGAAGACGGGTTTGGCGAAACGCTGAAGAACGCCGACGGCAATCCGCATTGGTACGGCCCCACGAACTTCTATGAAAAGTTTGTCAGCGGCGCGTTTGGAAACTACCGACCGTTGTTGGGCGAGGTGACGTTTCACCCGATGATGGGCAACTACTTGTCGCATCTTCGCAACGCAAAAGCCGATCCGGCGAACAATTACTACCCCGATGAAAACTATGCTCGTGAAATCATGCAGTTGTTTTCGATCGGTTTGTACGAACTGCATCCCGATGGTCGGGCGAAAAACGACGTCGGGGGCGATCTGATCCCAACGTATGGCATGGACACGATCCAATCGTTGGCCAGCGTCTTCACGGGACTAACGTTCAAGGGTGCCGAGTATTTCCACTGGGGCGAACCACGTGACTACCTCAATCCGATGGAAATGTGGGACGATTATCACGAAACAGCGGCGAAGGAGTTGCTCGGCGGCACCGTGTTGCCGGCGCACTCCGGCGCACCGGGGTCGGGGATGGCGGACATCAACGCGACGCTAGACAACCTTGCCGATCATCCCAACGTGGGACCGTTTTTGGCGCGGCGTTTGATTCAGCGTCTGGTCCGATCGAACCCATCGCGCGGCTACATCCGTCGCGTCGTCACGGCATTCAACGAAGGCGGTAACGGTAACGTTGGCGACATCGGTGCGATGATCAAAGCGATTTTGATCGATCCGGAAGCGTGGCGTTCGACGCGGGGGCGATCGAAGCGCTTGCCCGGTGGCGGTGGTGAGTACACCGTGATCGATCGCGGCACCGAGTACTCGCGGATGCAGGAACCTCAACTGCATTATTTGGCGATGATTCGCGGGTTGGTGGGCGACATGTACCACAATGATGAACCGACGTCGTACGCGATCATGCCACGCATGCAGTGGGACTTGGCGCAATCTCCGTTCGGTTCCCCGAACGTGTTCAATTTCTATCTGCCCGATTACCAGCCGCCGGGACCGCTGGCGACGGTGGTGCCATCGCGGCGTCTGGCCGAAAACCGGATCACGGCGCCGGAGTTCACGTTGTTGACGCCGGTGTTGAACAACCGAATGGGCAATCGATACAAGTGGGATTTGTACCAAGGCGAGGCGAAGTACTGGATGTGGGAACCGGTTATCCCGACGCGAACGTCGCGGTTGGTGTTCGACTATTCGCAAATGCTGATCGATGTCGATGCCGATCGCGAAGGCTTGCTAGAAAGATTGGATTTGCAGTTCTGCCGCGGCACGATGCCTGACGAGACTCGCCAGGACATTCTTGATGCCGTCGAATCGATCAGCATCGAATTGGAATACACCGACGCGATGGATCGGCTGACGGCGATGCTGTACTTGGTGATCAGTTCGCCGGACTGTTGGGTTCTACCGTAG